From a region of the Triticum aestivum cultivar Chinese Spring chromosome 7D, IWGSC CS RefSeq v2.1, whole genome shotgun sequence genome:
- the LOC123164043 gene encoding uncharacterized protein, translating to MLLVYLLLFLHLSSSVCEASSRNHRLVLRTAGRIPAAPASSTMTMYRRLLRAPMQQHSSASSSSHDQEHVRGMIAMQQQQGPSPSPQPGVTLARDAVQEGSVPPAEQDMVMPPPPGDDSGDKEAAGGGDAVGSDGGSSDLITDDQPESDAVDIGVDYVPPKTHPPSHN from the exons ATGCTCTTGGtttacctcctcctcttcctccacctctCTTCCTCCGTCTGCGAGGCCAGCAGCCGGAACCACCGCCTCGTCCTCCGCACGGCCGGCCGCATCCCCGCGGCCCCTGCATCGTCGACGATGACGATGTACCGTCGCCTTCTCCGCGCCCCAATG CAGCAGCACTCGTCGGCGTCCTCCTCCTCCCACGACCAAGAGCATGTGCGAGGCATGATAGCGATGCAACAGCAGCAGGGGCCTTCTCCGTCGCCGCAGCCGGGTGTGACGCTGGCCAGGGACGCCGTCCAGGAGGGCAGTGTGCCGCCGGCCGAGCAGGACATGGTGATGCCGCCGCCACCAGGGGACGACAGCGGGGATAAGGAAGCTGCAGGAGGCGGCGATGCCGTCGGCAGTGATGGAGGATCGTCGGATCTGATCACCGATGATCAGCCGGAGAGCGATGCGGTCGACATCGGAGTCGACTACGTTCCTCCGAAGACGCACCCTCCATCTCACAACTAG